One segment of Malassezia restricta chromosome V, complete sequence DNA contains the following:
- a CDS encoding cytochrome b5: MSSKITLEEVKQHASETSAWVIIKGDVYDVTEWLDEHPGGRKILLKNVGKDATDKFMNFHPDHVLKEVAPKFKIGTLVDAKL, encoded by the exons ATGTCGAGCAAGATCACTCTGGAGGAAGTGAAACAGCACGCCTCAG AAACCTCGGCCTGGGTCATAATTAAGGGTGATGTGTACGATGTCACAGAATGGCTTGACGAACACCCTGGTGGTCGCAAGATTTTGCTGAAGAACGTCGGAAAGGACGCAACGGACAAATTTATGAATTTCCATCCTGATCATGTACTTAAGGAAGTTGCACCAAAGTTCAAGATTGGAACTCTTGTGGATGCCAAGCTCTAA
- a CDS encoding GTP cyclohydrolase IA: MDPAMGNRGTKRSLELYQTEDDDVADVPSLTELPPSSSSAAVPRQKHGGGLGTPSGAMTVISGFSDENDPIATVLNKHGLGWPAKSTLSRLNYTPEESSANEEKLAGAVRTILECLGEDPDRSGLKDTPKRYARALLWMTKGYEERLCDVISNAIFDENHDEMVIVRDIDVYSLCEHHLVPFKGKIHIGYIPNRMVIGLSKLARIAETFARRLSVQERLTRQVALALNEALKPHGVAVVMECEHMCMAMRGVQKPGANTVTSCMLGVFRNHAKTREEFLSLIRR, translated from the exons ATGGACCCTGCGATGGGGAATCGCGGCACGAAACGGTCGCTGGAG CTGTACCAGACTGAAGATGATGATGTTGCTGATGTGCCTTCTTTGACAGAATTGCCTCCCTCATCCTCTTCTGCGGCCGTACCGCGTCAGAAGCATGGTGGTGGCCTTGGCACACCTTCCGGTGCAATGACAGTCATTAGTGGATTTTCAGATGAAAATGATCCTATCGCCACTGTACTCAACAAGCACGGATTGGGCTGGCCAG CAAAATCCACCCTCAGCCGTTTGAATTACACCCCAGAAGAATCATCTGCTAATGAGGAAAAACTTGCAGGTGCTGTGCGCACTATTCTTGAATGTCTCGGTGAAGATCCCGATCGATCAGGGCTGAAGGATACCCCCAAAAGATATGCCAGGGCGCTTCTGTGGATGACGAAAGGATATGAAGAGCGACTCTGTGACGTGATTTCCAATGCTATTTTCGACGAAAACCATGATGAAATGGTCATTGTGCGTGACATTGACGTATACAGTTTGTGTGAGCATCATCTAGTGCCTTTCAAGGGTAAAATACACATTGGGTACATTCCTAACCGTATGGTCATTGGTCTTTCGAAACTCGCACGCATTGCTGAGACGTTTGCACGCCGACTCTCTGTCCAGGAGCGTCTCACTAGGCAAGTCGCTCTAGCATTAAATGAGGCTTTGAAGCCGCACGGTGTGGCTGTCGTGATGGAATGTGAACACATGTGTATGGCTATGCGAGGTGTCCAAAAGCCTGGGGCTAACACGGTGACAAGTTGTATGCTTGGTGTTTTCCGAAACCACGCAAAAACGCGAGAAGAGTTCCTGAGCTTGATTCGTCGCTAA
- a CDS encoding nuclear pore complex protein Nup85 encodes MTTAEHDARISFYTQSFTIFTSLQSIAAAQANEAPPPESAWLAGGPSAQTMQYYYRIGTLYCEAIQEYLTSLEPQQGEDESEFERHVQDMHMIFHLARVLYVPEDGSGVGVVGEELLHWLNAHDVAPTTEQGQQIAQTIPPHQHPDYWDYVLRCVLRGFYGTAATVLQSYVDAPESPTLQSIAAETVHMLQTVPRSTSFSTEQSFLSAHRHWHTSLRIFLSSIQRKMDAVESELHQASMPSSSDVRLELEAQFRCLYELLCGVEDRVLEFAEDWKEALCAWGMLVSPSMKRDDVPETVQHITASLQVDETLARETILSHLTRGDLVKALKQCTNFDLWIAAHLGDYFCKTQVLEEPQMLPDILMTWADTLLEEERLWRMALSYLDAIHTTEARDKMRSILFSVPLFGRDESDDFTKVEEVLGACIEYGMDDEVRIICRRLADALLKQQKYGVAIAYSVRARDARQVQAIADHMLNDYVTHGAEHYMESVDSVPRKLLEDVLQEEQMGVTPFATSSSIFSSQTFAPLVFHIKYHDFHQLFSQHNTWREAAQLLVGLLTSDVTPASFLSVLLVDALPLLQSTTTLFFTLPEAYELLRVAEKVTSVEGDQADLYFYWLEQLLVNDDHDETRRRKLANERMLVVRLALSQYMSRIVIESDSSL; translated from the exons ATGACGACGGCTGAACATGATGCGAGGATCAGC TTTTATACCCAATCGTTTACTATATTCACATCGCTTCAGTCCATCGCAGCTGCTCAGGCCAACGAGGCCCCACCACCCGAGTCAGCATGGCTAGCAGGCGGACCATCTGCTCAGACGATGCAGTACTACTACCGGATCGGCACGCTATACTGCGAGGCCATACAAGAGTATTTGACCAGCCTCGAGCCGCAACAAGGGGAAGATGAATCTGAGTTCGAGCGCCATGTACAGGACATGCATATGATTTTCCATCTGGCGCGAGTTCTGTATGTGCCGGAAGACGGCAGTGGTGTGGGTGTCGTTGGCGAAGAACTGCTACACTGGCTTAATGCACACGATGTCGCTCCAACGACTGAGCAGGGTCAGCAAATTGCGCAAACGATCCCGCCACACCAACACCCCGACTATTGGGACTATGTGCTCCGTTGCGTCTTGCGTGGCTTTTAcggcacggccgccacTGTCCTTCAATCATacgtcgatgcgccagaATCGCCGACATTGCAGTCTATCGCGGCAGAGACTGTACATATGCTACAAACTGTGCCGCGATCCACGTCTTTTTCTACAGAGCAGTCGTTCTTGTCGGCTCATCGGCATTGGCACACGTCACTCCGAATATTTTTAAGCAGCATTCAGCGCAAGATGGATGCAGTGGAGTCGGAGCTACACCAAGCTTCAATGCCTTCAAGCAGTGATGTGCGCTTGGAACTCGAAGCACAATTTCGGTGCCTGTATGAACTGCTCTGTGGTGTCGAGGACCGCGTTTTGGAGTTTGCTGAGGACTGGAAAGAGGCGCTTTGTGCATGGGGTATGCTTGTTTCGCCTTCAATGAAGCGTGATGATGTTCCGGAAACTGTGCAGCACATTACGGCTTCACTGCAAGTTGATGAGACCCTGGCTCGGGAGACAATCTTGTCTCACTTGACGCGCGGTGATCTCGTCAAGGCTCTGAAGCAGTGCACAAATTTTGATTTGTggatcgcggcgcatctggGTGACTATTTCTGTAAAACGCAAGTGTTGGAAGAGCCTCAAATGTTGCCCGATATCCTCATGACATGGGCTGATacgctgctcgaggaggAACGACTCTGGCGTATGGCCCTTTCTTACCTCGATGCAATCCACACTACagaggcgcgcgacaaaATGCGCTCCATCCTGTTTAGTGTGCCACTTTTTGGCCGTGATGAATCTGACGATTTTACCAAAGTGGAAGAGGTATTGGGTGCATGTATCGAATATGGTATGGACGACGAAGTGCGCATCATTTGCCGACGACTTGCTGATGCTCTCTTGAAGCAACAAAAATACGGCGTGGCTATTGCTTATAGCGTACGagcgcgcgatgcgcggcaaGTGCAAGCCATTGCAGATCACATGCTCAACGATTATGTGACACATGGTGCAGAGCATTATATGGAGAGCGTCGATTCTGTCCCTCGCAAATTACTGGAAGATGTGCTCCAGGAAGAACAAATGGGCGTGACACCGTTTGCTACGTCTTCGAGCATTTTTTCTTCGCAAACATTTGCACCACTTGTTTTTCACATCAAGTACCACGATTTTCATCAGTTATTTTCTCAGCATAATACTTGGCGTGAGGCAGCGCAGCTTCTTGTGGGACTACTGACTAGTGATGTGACGCCAGCGTCGTTTTTGTCCGTATTGCTCGTTGATGCTTTGCCTTTACTGCAATCAACAACCACGTTGTTCTTTACACTGCCAGAAGCGTACGAACTTCTACGAGTCGCTGAAAAGGTGACCTCGGTTGAGGGTGACCAGGCAGACTTGTACTTCTACTGGCTCGAGCAATTGCTCGTCAACGACGACCATGATGAAACTCGCCGTCGAAAACTCGCCAACGAGCGCATGCTTGTAGTGCGACTCGCTCTGTCCCAATACATGTCGCGCATTGTCATTGAGTCAGATAGCTCTCTCTAG
- a CDS encoding large subunit ribosomal protein L23e yields MAKISVGNKYRMSLALPAGAVVNCADNSGAKNLYVIAVFGAGARLNRLPAASAGDMVVASVKKGKPELRKKVMPAVIVRQRKPWRRHDGVFLYFEDNAGVIVNPKGEMKGSAITGPVAKECADLWPRIASNAGTVV; encoded by the exons ATGGCCAAGATCTCTGTGGGCAACAAGTACCGCATGTCGCTCGCTCTCCCAGCGGGTGCGGTCGTGAACTGTGCTGACAACTCGGGTGCTAAGAACCTGTACGTGATTGCTGTGTTTGGCGCAGGTGCCCGTCTGAACCGCCTCCCAGCTGCTTCGGCTGGTGACATGGTTGTGGCTTCGGTCAAAAAGGGTAAGCCCGAGCTCCGTAAGAAGG TCATGCCTGCTGTCATTGTGCGTCAGCGCAAGCCGTGGCGCCGTCACGACGGTGTCTTCCTCTACTTCGAGGACAACGCTGGTGTTATCGTCAACCCTAAGGGTGAAATGAAGGGCAGTGCTATTACAGGTCCCGTGGCCAAGGAGTGTGCTGATCTTTGGCCCCGTATCGCCTCCAACGCTGGCACGGTCGTCTAA